A genome region from Microbacterium sp. CGR2 includes the following:
- a CDS encoding GntR family transcriptional regulator, translating to MNRRTKNSGTDKRLLADEAFRYIGARILDGALPAGQRIRDLDVAEHLGLSRTPVREALQRLERLGMVSMYPSRYTEVTAVTEDVTAQALAFAGYQAGIAARTAVPRLTAPQREYLAALVQPMCSALDGSEPAVDARWSVFSYLGEHCGNVPHRALMAESALAIRRNLREWSVPPEDERRMREIYADFRDAVLVGDGVEAERLAREMHYL from the coding sequence GTGAACAGACGAACGAAGAACAGTGGTACCGACAAGCGGCTACTCGCCGACGAAGCGTTCCGCTACATCGGTGCTCGGATCCTCGACGGCGCCTTGCCGGCGGGGCAGCGCATTCGCGACCTCGACGTCGCCGAGCACCTCGGCCTTTCGCGCACCCCGGTGCGCGAGGCACTGCAACGCCTGGAGCGCCTCGGCATGGTGAGCATGTACCCGAGTCGCTACACCGAAGTCACCGCGGTGACGGAGGACGTCACCGCGCAGGCGCTGGCCTTCGCCGGATATCAGGCCGGCATCGCCGCCCGGACGGCCGTCCCCCGCCTGACCGCGCCACAACGTGAATACCTCGCGGCCCTCGTGCAACCGATGTGCAGCGCGCTCGACGGCAGCGAGCCGGCCGTCGACGCTCGCTGGAGTGTCTTCTCCTACCTCGGAGAGCACTGCGGCAACGTGCCGCATCGTGCCCTGATGGCAGAGTCCGCCCTGGCGATCCGCCGGAATCTCCGCGAGTGGTCGGTGCCTCCGGAGGACGAGCGACGGATGCGGGAGATCTACGCCGACTTCCGTGACGCTGTGCTCGTCGGCGACGGCGTCGAGGCCGAACGTCTCGCCCGGGAGATGCACTACCTCTGA
- a CDS encoding alpha/beta hydrolase, giving the protein MDEWVPDVLGDEFEQLTLDLGADEQGPVVATLVRALPEEHSRWQRMRGLRPMLEGVDVLYIHGWSDYFFQKRLARFWTARGARFFALDLRKYGRSLREGQTPGYVADLATYDQDIAAALATMGHSAEGTSGRRLVLLGHSTGGLTLSLWASRHPKAADAVILNSPWLEFQVAPVRAAIAPMVEFQARVRPLDVAPQIDLGFYTRAQQMVADPDDPMDVNPVWRPAQTMAVYAGWLHAILSGHKAVADGLSIPAPVCVLLSARFVPPTRWTDELTAADSVLVVDDIARAALRLGPSVTVERIDGALHDVFLSRRAAREDAYRRLAHWVTGWRAVT; this is encoded by the coding sequence ATGGACGAATGGGTGCCTGATGTTCTCGGCGACGAGTTCGAGCAGCTCACCCTCGACCTCGGAGCCGACGAGCAGGGCCCGGTCGTCGCGACTCTCGTGCGGGCGTTGCCCGAGGAGCACAGTCGGTGGCAGCGGATGCGCGGTCTCCGGCCGATGCTGGAGGGCGTCGACGTGCTCTACATCCACGGCTGGTCCGACTACTTCTTCCAGAAGCGCCTCGCCCGATTCTGGACTGCGCGAGGGGCGCGCTTCTTCGCGCTCGATCTGCGGAAGTACGGCCGGAGCCTCCGCGAGGGGCAGACCCCGGGCTACGTCGCCGACCTGGCCACGTACGACCAGGACATCGCCGCGGCCCTTGCGACGATGGGGCATTCCGCGGAAGGCACCTCGGGGCGCCGGCTGGTGCTTCTCGGGCATTCGACGGGCGGCTTGACGCTGAGCCTGTGGGCTTCACGGCATCCGAAAGCGGCGGATGCCGTCATCCTGAACAGCCCGTGGCTGGAGTTCCAGGTGGCTCCGGTGCGGGCAGCGATCGCGCCGATGGTCGAGTTCCAGGCGCGGGTCCGACCGCTGGATGTCGCCCCGCAGATAGACCTTGGCTTCTACACGAGGGCGCAGCAGATGGTCGCCGACCCGGATGATCCGATGGACGTGAATCCGGTGTGGCGACCTGCGCAGACGATGGCCGTGTACGCCGGGTGGCTGCACGCGATCCTCTCCGGTCACAAGGCGGTGGCGGACGGGCTGTCCATCCCCGCTCCGGTCTGCGTACTCCTCTCGGCGCGCTTCGTGCCCCCGACGCGTTGGACCGACGAACTGACCGCCGCCGATTCCGTGCTCGTCGTCGACGACATCGCCCGCGCGGCGCTGCGGCTCGGTCCCTCGGTGACGGTGGAGCGGATCGACGGAGCGCTGCACGACGTCTTCCTCTCCCGACGGGCGGCGAGGGAAGACGCGTATCGGAGGCTCGCGCACTGGGTCACCGGCTGGCGCGCGGTGACCTGA
- a CDS encoding FAD-dependent oxidoreductase — protein sequence MTKLRLAIVGAGPAGIYAADILLKAERKFDVSIDLFEQLPAPYGLVRYGVAPDHPRIKGIIGALREVLDRGDIRLFGNVRFGEDITLEDLKRHYNAVIFATGAIRDTSMDIPGMDAVGSYGAADYVSWFDGHPDVPREWPLDAASVAVIGNGNVALDVSRMLAKHAEDLLVTEVPVNVYEGLKASAVTDVHVFGRRGPAQVKFTPLELRELGELRDVDMVVYDEDFDYDEASKDAVASNKQVMVIDRILQSWRKRDSVNNAGGTASRRLHLHFWARPVEVRKDENGRVAALVYERTRPDGQGGAVGTGEMREVPIQALYRAIGYFGSPLPGVPFDKKHGVIPNREGQVLAKDSNQNVAGIYATGWIKRGPVGLIGHTKSDAMETVRHIINDQGSWWRPEDPSEESIPALLQERGVKWTDVEGWHRLDEHEVALGAPEERARVKVVPREEMVRVSRGE from the coding sequence ATGACCAAGCTCAGACTGGCCATCGTCGGCGCAGGCCCCGCCGGCATCTACGCCGCGGACATCCTGCTGAAGGCGGAGCGCAAGTTCGACGTCTCGATCGACCTGTTCGAGCAGCTCCCGGCACCGTACGGCCTGGTCCGCTACGGCGTCGCACCCGACCACCCCCGCATCAAGGGGATCATCGGTGCGCTCCGCGAAGTGCTCGACCGCGGCGACATCCGCCTGTTCGGCAACGTCCGCTTCGGCGAGGACATCACCCTCGAAGACCTCAAGCGCCACTACAACGCCGTGATCTTCGCCACCGGTGCGATCCGCGACACGTCCATGGACATCCCGGGCATGGACGCCGTCGGGTCCTACGGGGCAGCGGACTACGTGAGCTGGTTCGACGGCCACCCCGACGTCCCGCGCGAATGGCCGTTGGATGCGGCATCCGTCGCCGTGATCGGCAACGGCAACGTGGCCCTCGACGTCTCGCGGATGCTGGCGAAGCACGCGGAGGATCTCCTCGTCACCGAGGTCCCGGTGAACGTCTACGAAGGCCTCAAGGCGAGCGCTGTCACCGACGTGCATGTCTTCGGTCGTCGGGGTCCGGCGCAGGTGAAGTTCACACCTCTGGAGCTGCGCGAGCTCGGCGAACTGCGTGATGTCGACATGGTCGTCTACGACGAGGACTTCGATTACGACGAGGCTTCGAAGGATGCCGTCGCCAGTAACAAGCAGGTCATGGTCATCGACCGGATCCTGCAGTCGTGGCGCAAACGCGACTCGGTGAACAACGCGGGCGGCACTGCGTCGCGGCGGCTGCACCTGCACTTCTGGGCGCGTCCGGTCGAGGTTCGCAAGGACGAGAACGGTCGCGTCGCGGCGCTCGTCTACGAGCGCACCCGGCCTGACGGGCAAGGAGGTGCGGTCGGCACCGGCGAGATGCGTGAAGTGCCGATCCAGGCGCTATATCGGGCGATCGGCTATTTCGGGTCCCCGCTCCCGGGTGTGCCGTTCGACAAGAAGCACGGCGTCATCCCGAACCGCGAGGGGCAGGTGCTCGCCAAGGACTCCAACCAGAACGTTGCCGGCATCTACGCGACCGGGTGGATCAAGCGCGGACCGGTCGGACTCATCGGTCACACCAAGTCCGATGCGATGGAGACCGTGCGGCACATCATCAACGACCAGGGTTCGTGGTGGCGTCCGGAAGACCCCTCGGAGGAGTCGATCCCGGCGCTTCTGCAGGAGCGCGGTGTGAAGTGGACCGACGTGGAGGGCTGGCATCGCCTCGACGAGCACGAGGTCGCGCTGGGCGCGCCGGAGGAGCGGGCCAGGGTCAAGGTCGTTCCCCGCGAAGAGATGGTGCGCGTCTCGCGCGGTGAGTGA
- a CDS encoding polyprenyl synthetase family protein, whose protein sequence is MTSSPIAPGSRLASRLGFSDRVFIGPAARRVAREIENGLERVETGLAEDVRVADPLADAASRYLYEAGGKRIRPVLTLLAAQLGDGNTDEVIDVAKALEITHLGSLYHDDVMDGADRRRGVPAAHAVWGNSIAILTGDILFSRASQLMSRLGERAIRLQADTFERLVLGQMHETIGAQPDDDPIDFYIQVLADKTGSLIAAATQAGVIFSNASSEYEEPMRGYGEKIGVAFQLLDDVIDLSAKPEDTGKVPGTDLRAGVPTMPYLLLKAESDAASADLAARIDDGVARIADGADPAILDGPLTELRDHAVTQKTLELAHTWTRDAVDALAPLPRGTVRDALTRFAETLADRSS, encoded by the coding sequence GTGACTTCGAGCCCCATCGCGCCGGGTTCGCGACTGGCGAGCCGTCTCGGCTTCAGCGACCGCGTCTTCATCGGCCCCGCCGCCCGCCGTGTGGCCCGAGAAATCGAGAACGGCCTCGAGCGGGTCGAGACGGGTCTCGCGGAGGACGTGCGCGTCGCCGACCCCCTCGCCGACGCAGCCAGCCGGTACCTCTACGAGGCCGGGGGCAAGCGCATCCGACCCGTTCTGACCCTGCTCGCCGCGCAGTTGGGCGACGGCAACACCGACGAGGTCATCGATGTCGCCAAGGCACTCGAGATCACCCACCTCGGCTCGCTCTACCACGACGACGTCATGGACGGCGCCGATCGTCGGCGGGGGGTGCCGGCCGCGCACGCCGTCTGGGGAAACAGCATCGCCATCCTGACCGGCGACATCCTGTTCTCCCGCGCCAGTCAGCTCATGTCGCGGCTCGGCGAGCGTGCCATCCGCCTGCAGGCCGACACCTTCGAGCGCCTCGTGCTCGGTCAGATGCACGAGACGATCGGTGCGCAGCCCGACGACGACCCCATCGATTTCTACATCCAGGTGCTCGCCGACAAGACCGGTTCGCTGATCGCCGCGGCGACGCAGGCCGGTGTCATCTTCTCCAACGCGTCCAGCGAGTATGAAGAGCCGATGCGCGGCTACGGCGAGAAGATCGGTGTCGCGTTCCAGCTGCTCGACGACGTCATCGATCTGTCGGCCAAGCCGGAAGACACCGGGAAGGTGCCGGGCACCGACCTGCGCGCCGGTGTTCCGACCATGCCGTATCTGCTGCTGAAGGCCGAGTCCGACGCGGCTTCCGCCGACCTCGCCGCACGTATCGACGACGGCGTCGCCCGCATCGCCGACGGCGCCGACCCGGCCATCCTCGACGGGCCGCTGACCGAACTGCGAGATCACGCCGTCACCCAGAAGACCCTCGAACTCGCGCACACCTGGACCCGGGATGCGGTCGATGCGCTCGCACCGCTTCCCCGCGGCACCGTGCGCGACGCACTCACCCGATTCGCCGAGACCCTCGCCGACCGCTCCAGCTGA
- a CDS encoding ubiquinone/menaquinone biosynthesis methyltransferase, translating to MFDQVAAGYDRTNTAMTVGNDALWRAATTRAVAPKPGERILDLGAGTASSSASLARSGAQVVAADFSPGMLAEGQRRHGTMRNLSFVQADATDLPFADAEFDAVTMSYALRNVNEPKKALRELLRVAKPGGRLVINEFSTPPGAFFRGAYRFYNSQVLPRVARVAGTNGDAYDYLNESIREWPDQKRLSAWIREAGWTDVAYRNLSFGIVALHRARKPE from the coding sequence ATGTTCGACCAGGTCGCTGCCGGCTATGACCGCACGAACACGGCGATGACCGTCGGGAACGACGCCCTGTGGCGCGCCGCCACGACGCGCGCCGTCGCTCCGAAACCGGGTGAGCGCATCCTCGATCTCGGTGCGGGAACCGCGTCGTCGTCGGCATCCCTCGCGCGGAGCGGCGCTCAGGTCGTCGCCGCCGACTTCTCCCCGGGAATGCTCGCCGAGGGGCAGCGCCGCCACGGAACGATGCGCAATCTCTCGTTCGTCCAAGCGGATGCCACCGACCTGCCGTTCGCCGATGCAGAGTTCGATGCGGTCACGATGTCATACGCCCTGCGCAACGTGAACGAGCCGAAGAAGGCCCTCCGGGAGCTGCTTCGAGTCGCGAAGCCGGGCGGGCGCCTCGTCATCAACGAGTTCTCCACACCTCCGGGCGCGTTCTTCCGCGGGGCATACCGCTTCTACAACTCGCAGGTGCTGCCGCGGGTCGCCCGTGTGGCGGGCACGAACGGCGACGCGTATGACTACCTCAACGAGTCGATCCGCGAATGGCCCGACCAGAAGAGACTGTCCGCCTGGATCCGCGAGGCCGGCTGGACCGACGTCGCGTACCGCAACCTGTCGTTCGGCATCGTCGCCCTGCACAGAGCACGCAAGCCCGAGTGA